The Micromonospora sp. Llam0 genome includes a window with the following:
- a CDS encoding FAD-dependent monooxygenase → MTASDGQTDEFILVGGGIGGLGTALALARAGRQVRVLERAAAFGEVGAGIQLAPNATRLLREWGLLDRLITAGLAPRHLVLADARTGRELNRLDLTGPFTDRYLAPYVVAHRRDLLDLLLAGAAEAGAVLEPDREVTAVRPGPDAVEIDCAGGQRYRARAVVAADGLHSRFRALVSADEPECSGYVAYRGAIPIEQASRTADLSDVVAFIGPGMHFVQYALRGGSYYNQVAVFRSERYRQGDPDWGGPAELREAFSRACPHVRTAVQAIRTDQRWPMYDRTPIADWVHGGRVTLLGDAAHPMLQYLAQGACQALEDAAALAAAVTRHLPAGSIGADAPVHLALREFVRERAPRTARVQRNARTWGDIWHVDGVAAALRDDALAHRGPTDYRSTDWLFGHTPAQRGSSPAASPAARASASAATAADAPTATPTTSRNEAR, encoded by the coding sequence TTGACGGCCAGCGACGGGCAGACCGACGAGTTCATCCTGGTCGGTGGCGGCATCGGCGGGCTCGGCACCGCTCTCGCCCTGGCCCGCGCCGGGCGGCAGGTCCGGGTGCTGGAACGGGCCGCCGCCTTCGGCGAGGTCGGTGCCGGCATCCAGCTCGCCCCCAACGCCACCCGGCTGCTGCGCGAATGGGGCCTGCTCGACCGGTTGATCACCGCCGGGCTGGCGCCCCGACACCTGGTCCTCGCCGACGCCCGCACCGGCCGGGAGCTGAACCGACTCGACCTCACCGGGCCGTTCACCGACCGCTACCTGGCCCCGTACGTCGTCGCGCACCGCCGTGACCTGCTCGACCTGCTGCTCGCCGGGGCCGCCGAGGCCGGCGCGGTACTCGAACCCGACCGCGAGGTGACCGCGGTCCGGCCCGGCCCGGACGCCGTCGAGATCGACTGCGCCGGCGGGCAGCGTTACCGGGCCCGCGCGGTCGTCGCCGCCGACGGCCTGCACTCCCGGTTCCGCGCCCTGGTCAGCGCCGACGAACCGGAATGCAGCGGCTACGTCGCCTACCGGGGCGCCATCCCGATCGAGCAGGCCAGCCGGACCGCCGACCTGTCCGACGTGGTCGCCTTCATCGGCCCCGGGATGCACTTCGTGCAGTACGCCCTGCGCGGCGGCAGCTACTACAACCAGGTCGCGGTGTTCCGCAGCGAACGGTACCGGCAGGGCGACCCGGACTGGGGCGGCCCGGCCGAGCTGCGGGAGGCGTTCTCCCGGGCCTGCCCGCACGTGCGGACCGCCGTCCAGGCGATCCGGACCGACCAGCGGTGGCCGATGTACGACCGGACGCCGATCGCCGACTGGGTACACGGCGGCCGGGTCACCCTGCTCGGCGACGCCGCCCATCCGATGCTGCAGTACCTGGCCCAGGGTGCCTGCCAGGCGTTGGAGGATGCCGCCGCGCTCGCCGCCGCCGTCACCCGGCACCTGCCCGCCGGGTCGATCGGCGCCGACGCCCCGGTCCACCTCGCACTTCGGGAGTTCGTCCGCGAACGGGCACCCCGCACCGCCCGGGTGCAGCGCAACGCCCGTACCTGGGGCGACATCTGGCACGTCGACGGCGTCGCCGCCGCGCTGCGCGACGACGCGCTGGCCCATCGCGGACCGACCGACTACCGGTCCACCGACTGGCTCTTCGGCCACACCCCCGCGCAGCGGGGCTCCTCGCCTGCCGCGAGCCCCGCCGCACGCGCCAGCGCCAGCG